From the genome of Deltaproteobacteria bacterium:
CCACACCCTTAAAGAGCAACAGTTGTATTTAGACCTAACCTTCAATGCTAATAGACAGCGTCTTCCCTTTTCATCAGTTAAGCCCTTGTTAATTGTTCAAGAAAGAGGAGACATGCAGGTGAATTTCGTCTGTGATGAGGTTGGAAGTCAACATTAAAGAAGAAGGATGGTGGTTCTGACAGTGCTTTAATAAAGCCTGCCATCCACGAACTTCAGAAAGGAGGAGAAACGACAGGGAAAACAAAAATCAATCTTCGGTCTTTAGGTTAACGGTCTAACCAAATTAACACAGGAGGAGGAAAAGATGAAATCAGCTAAGAAGATACTTTTACTGACAATCATTTTTAGTTTTCTGTGCTTGTTGAGCCTGCCTCAGGCCATGGCAGGACGCGCTGCCTTTGACGTTCACAAAATGTCAGACATGTCTGATTTTGATCCAAACAACCCGGATATTTATACCGGGAAGGATGCCATCAGGATCGGACTTCTTCAGATTTTTTCCGGAGCCGGCGCTGGAAACGGGGAAATATTCTGGCTGACATGCAACTGGATTGCCCATGACATCAATAAGAGGGGAGGCATCCTGGTTGATGGCAAGAAGAAAAAGGTCGTATTCATCAAGGGCGATACCAAGGGAAAGCCTGCAGATTGCAAGAAAGCGGCTGAAAGGCTTATCCTGAAAGACAAGTGCCAGTTTTTGTGGGGTACCTCTGGCAGCCATCTTACCAATATCATTTCACAGGTTGCCAAGAAATACAAAGTTATTCATCAGAACTCCCTGGCGTGTTCCGATTATCTCATGGATGCTAAAAACTTCAGCCGTTATACCTTCCAAACCTTTACCAGGAACAGCATATTCGGCCAGGGCGGGGCCTATTACTATGCCAAACGAAACAAGGAAAAAAAGTTTTATATACTCTGCCAGGATTACTCCTTCGGTCACTCGCTGGCAGACGAATTCAAGATAGGCCTGAAAAAGTACTTTCCAGAAGCCCAGATCGTGGGAGAGGATTATCATCCGCTCTTTGCCAAGGACTTCGCTCCCTACGTCACCAAGATTAAGGCTTCCGGGGCCGAGGTCATCTTCAGCGGGGACTGGCTCCCGGACGGCGGTAACCTTCTCAAGACATGCCGGGACATGGGCGTGGACCTTCCTATCCTCAATATCTTTGTGGACGAACCGAACGCCCTTCATGCTGTCGGAGTTGAAAAGACCAAAGGATTGGTCAACATGAACCATTACATGGCGGACCTCAGAACACCTGAACGTCAAAAATTCTTCAAGGTCTGGGACAACCTGTGGAGAACCAAATGGAAAAAACCTTATAACACCTGGCTGTACAAGGTTTGTGGCGGGACCATAGCAGAATGCGTCTATAGCACTTACTGGCTTATGAGTGTCATTGAAAGGGCTGGCAGCACCGATCCGGAAAAGATCATCAAGGTCTGGGAAGGTGATGAGTATGAACATCCGTTTGGTGTATGGAAAATGAGGGCAGACGACCACACCAACGTCAGGGACCTTTTTATCTCAGAATATGTCCCTCCAGAAGAACAGAAAGCGTCAATGACCATCCCGCCTTATTACTGGTTCAAGGGCATTTCCAGTATAGGCAAAATTATTACCATTCCATCAAAATACTGTACACCGACTTTAGACCCGGCCCTGAAAGGAAGAGCTAGTAAATAAGAATAGTCAGCATAGAACTGTTATTAATTGAATAAGGCTGTAGACAGTATTCACTGGATTTAACGTATTCAACGGAGATAATCATAAACCCTGTTAAGGCCCGCCTTCATTATCGAGTGAAGGCGGGCCAGGCGGGGTGAATCAAAAGAAGTATCTAAAGTGAGCGGTTTTATTCTGGTTTATTAAGACGTACTCTTAAGGCATAATAATAATTGAAAAACAGGAGGTTCAACAGAGATGGATTCAACCATCGCGATGTATGTCGCTCAATTTATAAACGGAATGGCATACGGAATGTTGCTATTTCTGGTGGCGTCTGGCCTGACACTGATCTTTGGCATGATGGGGATATTGAATATCGCTCATGCTTCTTTCTTTATGCTCTCTGCCTATTTCTGTCACACGTTTTTAGAACTGACCGGAAGTTTCTGGCTGGCGCTCCTTCTGGCGCCAGTTGTTGCGGCTTTCTTCGGGATTCTGTGTGAACGATTTCTTCTCAGGAAAATCCACGCCTTTGGACATATTCCCGAATTGTTAATTACCGTTGGAATCTCCCTGGTTATTCTGGAAGGAGTAAAGCTCTTCTGGGGCACCGAGCCTTTTTTAGTCGCCACTCCCAAGACTTTACAGGGGTTTATATGGATTTCAGACCTGAAATATCCGATCTACCGGGTTTTCATTGTCGGGTTTGCCTTCTTTATTTTGGGTCTCATGGCCTTAGTACTCTATAAGACGCGCCTGGGCATGGTCGTGCGCGCCGCTGTTTCCGATGCGGATATGGTCAATGCCCTCGGGATCAATGTCCCTCTGGTCTTCATGCTTGTCTTTGGAATCGGCACCTGGCTGGCCGGTTTGGCCGGGGTTATCATCACACCCATACTGACCGTCTTCCCGGGTATGGCCGATCAGATAGGCATGGACGCCTTTGTGGTGGTGGTTACGGGAGGATTCGGGAGTCTCATCGGTGCTTTTATCGTGTCATTGTGCATTGGTGAGTTGAATTCCTTTGGAATCCAGTTCATTCCCAAGCTCGCCCCCGTGCTGATGTTCACCTTCATGGCTGTTGTGCTGGCATTCAAACCAACCGGCTTCTTTGGAGAAAGAGAATGAGAAGTAAGCTATATTTATGGATTCTATGGGCGGCGATCCTGGTCATTCTGATCCTCTTCCCGCACGTTGTTGGCATTTACTATACCAATGTCGTTGTTTTATTTAGTATTTTTTCACTTTATGCCATCACCCTCAACCTGCTCCTCGGTTACACCGGGCTCTTGAGCTTTGGCCATGCCCTGTTCTTTGGCGGCGGAGCCTATGCCACGGCCATCGCCTTGACGCATATCCCGGGCTTACCCCTGATACCGGCCGTCTTGATCGGCGGTTTGACCGCAGTCGTCCTGGCTTTAATCACCAGTCCTCTCCTGGTCAGGGTCAGCGGCACGGCCTTTGCCATGCTAACCCTGGCCTTTGGCCAGCTTATGTATGTCATCTGCCTCAAATTCAGAAATATTACCGGCGGTGAGGACGGCGTCGGCGGATTCCCCATACCGCCTTTCACCATTCCTGGCGTGGTCTCTATTGACATGACGAACCCGACGAATTATTACTATTTTGCCCTCATCGTTGTGGGGTTGAGCATCTTGGTTATCTGGTTTTTTACCAAAACGCCTTTCGGCCAGATCATAATCGGCGTCCGGGATAATGCTCAGCGGGTCAGCTACATGGGATTCAAGGTTCCGCATACCAAAGCGCTTGTTTTTATTATTTCAGGGGGTTTTGCCGGTATTGCCGGCGCCTGTTATGCGCTTCTTCAAAACCTGGTCTCCACCGACGGCGTCCTTGTCATCTACATGTCCTTTTTACCGATCATGATGGCTTTCATTGGAGGCATTGGGAGCTTTTTTGGCCCCATTTGTGGCGCTGCCATTCTCACTATTCTCGATGAGTTAATCACCATGTATACAGAGCGGGTTGAATTGGTGACCGGTCTAGTATTCATCCTGGTCGTCATGTTTGTTCCCGCAGGATTTACCGGCTTGTTAGCATCTATCAAAGAAAAATTGTTTATTAAATCCTCTGACCAGGGGATTATGGAGCAAGCTTCATGAACATCTTAGAGACAAAAGAACTGTATCACGATTTCAGCGGGCTGGAGGTACTGTTCGATGTCAATTTCGAGCTGAAGGAAGGTGAGCGTCATGCCGTCATCGGACCCAACGGCGCTGGCAAAACTACCCTCTTCAACGTCATCACCGGAACGTACAAACCGGCTCGAGGACAGGTCTTTTACAAGGGGCGTGACATTACCGGAGAAAAATCACATCAATTAGCGCGCATTGGCTTTGGGCGTTCGTTTCAGATTACCAGTACCTTTTCGAGATTAACAACCTTCCAGAATATCCGCCTGGGCATCATGTCAAAAAGAGGCATCCGCTTCAAACTTTTTCGTAAAATTGACAAGATGGAGGCTGTTACCGATGAAACCGACGAGGTACTCAAAAGGATCAACCTGGATGCAGAAAGAAACATCCCCGCAGAATTACTATCCTATGGCAAACATCGTTCCCTGGAAGTCACCATGGCCATGTCCACCGACCCAGACCTGGTTATGCTTGACGAGCCCACCGCCGGTATGTCCAAGGATGAAACCCATTATGCCGTGGAACTGATAAGACGGCTGACCGAAGGCAAAACTATGGTTATCATCGAACACGATATGGACGTCATCTTCTCCCTGGCGGACCGCATTACGGTCCTTCATTACGGGCGGATCCTGGCCACAGGAACCCCGGAAGAGATCAAGGATAACCAAGAAGTAAAAGATGCTTATTTAGGCGATCTGGAGGTTTGAGGATGTTTCTTCAAGTTGAGGATCTTCATTCATACTATGGCCCGAGCCATGTTTTACAAGGTATCTCCCTGACGGTTGATGAGGGTGAAATTGTTAGCCTTCTAGGCCGAAACGGCATGGGAAAGAGCACGGCCCTCAAAAGCATTATGGGCCTGGTCAAGCCAAAATCCGGACAGGTTGTCTTCAAAGGCAAGAACCTGACCGGATTTCCCCCTTACAAAGTAGCTA
Proteins encoded in this window:
- a CDS encoding ABC transporter substrate-binding protein; amino-acid sequence: MKSAKKILLLTIIFSFLCLLSLPQAMAGRAAFDVHKMSDMSDFDPNNPDIYTGKDAIRIGLLQIFSGAGAGNGEIFWLTCNWIAHDINKRGGILVDGKKKKVVFIKGDTKGKPADCKKAAERLILKDKCQFLWGTSGSHLTNIISQVAKKYKVIHQNSLACSDYLMDAKNFSRYTFQTFTRNSIFGQGGAYYYAKRNKEKKFYILCQDYSFGHSLADEFKIGLKKYFPEAQIVGEDYHPLFAKDFAPYVTKIKASGAEVIFSGDWLPDGGNLLKTCRDMGVDLPILNIFVDEPNALHAVGVEKTKGLVNMNHYMADLRTPERQKFFKVWDNLWRTKWKKPYNTWLYKVCGGTIAECVYSTYWLMSVIERAGSTDPEKIIKVWEGDEYEHPFGVWKMRADDHTNVRDLFISEYVPPEEQKASMTIPPYYWFKGISSIGKIITIPSKYCTPTLDPALKGRASK
- a CDS encoding branched-chain amino acid ABC transporter permease, whose protein sequence is MDSTIAMYVAQFINGMAYGMLLFLVASGLTLIFGMMGILNIAHASFFMLSAYFCHTFLELTGSFWLALLLAPVVAAFFGILCERFLLRKIHAFGHIPELLITVGISLVILEGVKLFWGTEPFLVATPKTLQGFIWISDLKYPIYRVFIVGFAFFILGLMALVLYKTRLGMVVRAAVSDADMVNALGINVPLVFMLVFGIGTWLAGLAGVIITPILTVFPGMADQIGMDAFVVVVTGGFGSLIGAFIVSLCIGELNSFGIQFIPKLAPVLMFTFMAVVLAFKPTGFFGERE
- a CDS encoding branched-chain amino acid ABC transporter permease, translated to MRSKLYLWILWAAILVILILFPHVVGIYYTNVVVLFSIFSLYAITLNLLLGYTGLLSFGHALFFGGGAYATAIALTHIPGLPLIPAVLIGGLTAVVLALITSPLLVRVSGTAFAMLTLAFGQLMYVICLKFRNITGGEDGVGGFPIPPFTIPGVVSIDMTNPTNYYYFALIVVGLSILVIWFFTKTPFGQIIIGVRDNAQRVSYMGFKVPHTKALVFIISGGFAGIAGACYALLQNLVSTDGVLVIYMSFLPIMMAFIGGIGSFFGPICGAAILTILDELITMYTERVELVTGLVFILVVMFVPAGFTGLLASIKEKLFIKSSDQGIMEQAS
- a CDS encoding ABC transporter ATP-binding protein — translated: MNILETKELYHDFSGLEVLFDVNFELKEGERHAVIGPNGAGKTTLFNVITGTYKPARGQVFYKGRDITGEKSHQLARIGFGRSFQITSTFSRLTTFQNIRLGIMSKRGIRFKLFRKIDKMEAVTDETDEVLKRINLDAERNIPAELLSYGKHRSLEVTMAMSTDPDLVMLDEPTAGMSKDETHYAVELIRRLTEGKTMVIIEHDMDVIFSLADRITVLHYGRILATGTPEEIKDNQEVKDAYLGDLEV